From a single Lolium rigidum isolate FL_2022 chromosome 7, APGP_CSIRO_Lrig_0.1, whole genome shotgun sequence genomic region:
- the LOC124679419 gene encoding probable cysteine protease RD19D: protein MAARLVHLLLALAYVTSPSVAGASGYDVIRQVTDTGYGAGLPGLLLEAQFAAFVRRHGKEYSGPEEYARRLRVFAANVARAAAHQALDPGARHGVTPFSDLTQEEFEAQLTGLVGADHVMRSVQGMPAAATVTEEEVAALPASFDWRDKGAVTEVKMQGVCGSCWAFSTTGAVEGANFVATGKLLNLSEQQLVDCDHTCDVVAKNDCNNGCSGGLMTNAYAYLMKAGGLMEQAAYPYTGAQGPCRFDGSKVAVRVTNFTTVPLDEDQMRAALVRGGPLAVGLNAAFMQTYVGGVSCPLICPRAMLNHGVVLVGYGARGFSALRLGYRPYWLIKNSWGKQWGEEGYYKLCRGRNVCGVDSMVSAVAVAP, encoded by the exons ATGGCCGCCCGGCTTGTCCATCTCCTTCTAGCGCTCGCCTACGTGACGTCGCCCAGCGTCGCCGGTGCTTCCGGCTACGACGTCATCCGCCAGGTGACGGACACCGGCTACGGCGCTGGACTTCCCGGGCTGCTCCTGGAGGCACAGTTCGCGGCGTTCGTGCGGCGGCACGGCAAGGAGTACTCCGGCCCGGAGGAGTACGCGCGCAGGCTGCGCGTGTTCGCGGCGAAcgtggcccgcgccgccgcccaccaaGCGCTCGACCCCGGCGCACGCCACGGCGTCACGCCCTTCTCCGACCTCACTCAGGAGGAGTTCGAGGCGCAACTCACGGGCCTCGTCGGCGCTGACCACGTCATGCGCAGCGTGCAGGGGATGCCGGCCGCGGCGACGGtgacggaggaggaggtggccgcgcTGCCCGCCAGCTTCGACTGGCGCGACAAGGGTGCCGTCACTGAGGTCAAGATGCAG GGTGTGTGCGGCTCGTGCTGGGCTTTCAGCACGACCGGCGCGGTGGAGGGCGCCAATTTCGTCGCCACGGGGAAGCTCCTCAACCTCAGCGAGCAGCAGCTGGTCGACTGCGACCACACG TGTGACGTGGTGGCGAAGAACGACTGCAACAACGGCTGCTCCGGCGGGCTGATGACGAACGCGTACGCGTACCTGATGAAGGCCGGCGGGCTGATGGAGCAGGCCGCGTACCCGTACACGGGCGCGCAGGGGCCGTGCCGGTTCGACGGGAGCAAGGTCGCCGTCCGCGTCACCAACTTCACGACGGTGCCCCTCGACGAGGACCAGATGCGGGCGGCGCTCGTCCGCGGCGGGCCCCTCGCCGTGGGCCTCAACGCAGCCTTCATGCAGACGTACGTCGGCGGCGTGTCCTGCCCGCTCATCTGCCCGCGGGCGATGTTGAACCACGGCGTGGTCCTCGTCGGCTACGGCGCGCGCGGCTTCTCGGCGCTGCGGCTCGGTTACCGCCCCTACTGGCTCATCAAGAACTCGTGGGGGAAGCAGTGGGGCGAGGAAGGCTACTACAAACTCTGCCGCGGCCGCAACGTCTGCGGCGTCGACAGCATGGTCTCTGCCGTCGCCGTGGCGCCGTGA